TTACGATCTATTCCTGCGAAGATCGAATTAGGTTATGCTGGACGTGCGTTCCGTGTTGCTTCTCGAGTCTACGAAATGGACCTTTTGTACCATTTTCTTTTCAAGATTCAAAGTTCTACCCAGAGTTCCATATTTGTCAGCTCGCGAGAAACGCGAAGCAGTGGCTTCGAGTTCGCGGCTGGGGCAATAATTAATTCTCCTTAAACTCTAGAAGAAAAAGCTGGGGTACAAAACAGAGGGTGGAACTCTGAGCGTCTTCCAAAGTTGTTGGTCCGTTCAAACAGGAAAGAAGAGGCTCGTTTCGAACCTCTTTCGAGCATCACAGTAAGTGTCTCGATGAACGTTCCACGGAAACGCGAAGCTGACTTCTCGAAGCATTTCGAGGCACTCGATTCGAACGGTTTATAGGTGTCTAAAAATTCTCTTCGCGTTACCTGTGTCTCCTTGATAAAGGTAGAATCGAGACAAATCCGTGGAATAACTTCCTTGGGACCCGTATTCcctccagagagagagagagggagagagagatactCACCTTCTCGTTTACGACGGCGAAACAAACTTCGAGAGGGGATCGTTTTACGTAAAAAGGAATCGGGACCGTCGTGTTTCGTTCGCAGATGGGACTCTTTCTCTCAGCGTTGGTGTCTTCGAGCGGTGCTCCCTCGCGGAGCAACTGAAGGGACGATCGGTTAATACAAAAGCTATTTTTATTCTTTAATCTCATATCAGTCGTGAAAAATCGTTCGCTACATCCAAAGTACGTACGACATGTGCAGAATCGAATACATTACGTTATACACGGTAATCGTATTGCTCAATCGTTCGGAACATCGTGTGTACATGAGCTTGTGTACATGTTacatgtatatttatatatatatatatatttatagttttatttatatttatatttatatttatatatatatatatattcatatttatagGTATGTATACGGTGGTGgacgtgtgcgcgcgcgcgtcagTGTACGtgaaatgataatatataaaacgcGTTCGAGTGTGGCCGCGCGGAATCGTAACTCTTTCCGCGGCGAGTTTTACGGTTGAAGGGAGGGTCGAACGAGATCGATACGTCTGCCCTCGATTCACCACCCCTGTTCCTATCCCATTGTCTCCTCTTTTCCCTCTCTGACCCTTTTCCGCGTCCCTCCTTGCTCACCCTGCCAGCTTTCGCCCCTTTTTCCTAACGATTACAAGCCACGAGGAGTCTCCTGTCGAAAAAGAACCGACGCGTCCCATCGAAACACCCCTTTTCCTACCCTTCGCCACGCGTTTCGCGTTCCTCCTTCTCCTACAGACGATCGTGATATTTGTTACGCGGCAAACATCGAACCAACCTCGACCAATCTGCCATCCGATAAGTGCGCGTCCAAGTTGGCTCGCTGGCTGTTACGCGCGTCGCGAACACCCCCGATATACGAGCTCTACGAGGTTAAGGAAGCTCTTTGGCTCTCGCGAAGAGATACACGCGACGAGTCGAGGAGAATTCGAGATTTCACACTCGAGACACGACGCGGCTCTTAATTCTGGGATACGAACGCGATACGCGTCAACCGCGAACTCGTATCGCGAATACCTTTCGAGTTCGCCGTGAAATCGAATGAGATTAGTCGATGTCGAAGAGAGTTTGCCTCTTACCTTTGCAACCCTGTCTCCTATGAATTCTTATTTACACGAGATGAGACAAAATTGATCGCTGACGAGATCAAATAAAATCTGCAGAAAGATTATCCTTGGTAAATCGAAGCGTTCGATCGAGAGAAACTACCCTCGACTCGATAGAACCAGGAGAAGACCACCGTCGTTATAGTTCCTGTCTCGAATAAACGAAACGTCGCCACCACTGCAGCCATATTTCGTGACAATAACCAGAGGAGGAGAGTTTCGGTGCGTCTCTCGCTTAGCTCGTGCGCGAGGAAGATTGCGTTCTTTGGGGTGACGCGAGGGGTGGCGCGATTGCGAATCGCCAAACCACCCCGTCACAGCAGCGGTGCTCGTCGATTTTCCCCGCGGAAGTTTCGATATAAATTCCCGTACGACAGCCACCACGATcggaatcgatcgatcgacaaaCAAGCGTCTACTCGCGTCTCATACATATATTCATATCACGAGGAATCCTGCGCGGCGCGAGCTCTGGCTTCCTTTCTCGAGGACGAGCGAAAATTTCTTTTGACGCGGTTAAGAATGTATTTTTTATCCCCCACCCCCTCTCTGTATCCGTCTCGAGAGGCAGCTGAGATTAGACTTTGCTTCGCTGCGAGCTGTTATTCCACAGAGAAACGATCTAACACGGGACACCGATCTCTCCAGCTTTTTAGAAAGTTCTGCGACGATTTTTCGATGCATATTGCGTTTAATCGAACTTCTGGATCGCTGATTGAGGTGAGAAATCCACGAGTTTGTGGATCGATTTCCGTGGAGGCGCGTGCCACGCGGAACGTTCCCATCGCGTCGCGTCGTTTTAATAATTCACCGCGTATCTCGCGGGCGAGCGCAGATGCCAGAAAGCCGATGGACAAATCCCACCCGACCGCCCGTTTAATCTCGATTTTCGTCCCTGACGCGCGTTGCCGGTCATCGCTCGTTCCCGATGAATATTTCAGACCCCTTAATTGGACGGGTCAAGTGATTTCGGATGAATTCCATTAATCCCACGTAGACGCCGCTCCCTCTGACTTTTAATAACTTAAGAGACGCGACCGACTCGAGCATCGTGTCGCGCGATTCCTTCGGCAATTAAGAAACGTATGGAAATTCAAGGGAAAACATTGTCCACGGTTGGAGCTTTTCAAGCTCGGATGTATAACGCATGAGAGCCTCGTTTGAATATTTATGGATCGTTGTCCAGCGAATTAGATCTCGTTTCAAAGGGAACGACGCGTAGCTGGTTCTACTCTTGGCGCGCGTCGAACTCGCGAATTATGAAAATTCCCGGAAGAATATCTTCTGGACAGACTTCTGGACGTTTATTAAATGTCAGCGGCGGGGGTGGAGCACGCGGAAAGCACAACCGCGAAACGGTGAAGCCTGCTAATGGAATATGGAAATAAGGAAGTTTCAATAGGACAGAAGCCATCGCGGCGGCGGTCGCCGTTTCGAAAACAGGCGAACTCGCGACGGAAACGATCCGCTGGTTACGAGACGGAACTTAGCGATCCGCAACGCCGTTGCGAACTGCGACGAGGGTCTCGATGGCAGGTGGATGCGATCCGAAGTGAGGCGATCGCGACGATTCCAGCGGGCAGGGGCAGCCAAAAACGGCGAGAAGCCAAAGTAAACGCGGCCACGCCGTGCAAACTGTAATAACAGAGCCGGTTACCAAGGAATTTATGGAAAATTCGAACTCGCGCAAAAGGGAGGACGCTGTCGAAACGAGTGGCGCGGAGGAGTCTCTGCAAATATTCAGCGAGCGAATTTTCACTCGGCGACTCTGAAGCCAGCCAGGCTCTCGAGGCGATCCGTGGATCGCTGCTCGAATACGCGCGACCGATTAAATTCCAATCATCGTGATTACGCCGCGTGTCCTTCGCGGAAACAGCCCCAGCTTTAATTAGATTGGAAGTATTCGGGAAATTAGCCGAGGGGGAGAGCCGATACCCTCGTTACTATATTATAGGTATCGTATTAATTTGTACGACGGGTCGAAAGCTCCTGTATCGAGCCCCGCCGCCGGTTAGCGTTCAATTTCTGTTATGCGTCaggtttaattaacgagagcGTCGTATCCGAGCGACTCGCTCCATTGCAACTTCCTCCAGCTCGCGAGTTGTCTCTGCTCGCGTATTCTCAAAGTAACACGCTCGAGGAAAGCTGTCGAGGAGGGTGCAAAATTATTTCGAGACAGACGCGTTCATTTCTCTTCGAACTGGCCAACGACGTCGTTCGATGGagagtccatcgatcagcgaATTCTGTGTCGCCTGGCGAAAAAGCCTCGTCGAAACGCTGCACCGCATTAgcgtaaaataattaaatcgtcGCGCGCCAATAACCATCGCTCGTGCCGGCTAATAATTATCACGGGTCGCGGCCGCGTTCATAACCTGTCGTTAATCGTTCGACGAACAAGCGCGTGGAAATATTCGTCCGATCCGCTGACGGAGTTCCTTTGTGCCCGCTCGTTCGGCTGCCGGCTGCTCCGCGCATTGTTAAAAATAATGAATCATCGAATCGCGACCATTCATTATTCCGCCGCGGACGATATTGCGCGAAACGCGTCGACGTTCGTTACGCGTCGCGTTTAGCGGACACGATTATCGAGAATCGTCGTTAATAAGCGGCAGAGCACTGCGCCTTTTTCATTCTCCCAATTCGAGACTTCTAAAATGTCTACGATTATTTTTACGAAACTAATGACAATTCTTCAGACGAGATTTTCTTTTGAGTAAACATGGAAGAGCTTTGGAGCCAAGGAAACACCTTGGTCGTCCACTCGGGGTCTCAAGGGTGCTCAATATTTCAAAGTATTTCCTCTTCGCGTCTCATTAGCAATGGATACACCCTCGCGTTGGAATAATCGAACGTACGAACGTACACGTTCGTTAAACAATGAAACCAGAAAAGAGAACGCGGTCAGTAACGCGGAGGAATGGCGGAGAACAGGTGGAAACACCATCGAGTGGTTCGAGAATAGCTGCGGAGGATATAGCCTGATGGGCGTGTGTCTGGGAACAAGTTTCGATGATAAAGTCCAAGTTAATTTTGAATTCCGTCGCGGATACGACTGCGACGCGTGTAACGCGGGGAAAATGGCCGTCGTAAGACCTCTGGATGGCGATGGCGCGTGCCGTAAAGTAGCACCGCCATCGCTAAAGAACAGTCGGCCCAATTTCGAGGGGGATGCGAGTTTCATTATACGACAGTTCCGCGGCGTTCCATTACACGGTAATGTCGCGCGTTTTACTGCGCCGGAAAATATCGCGGATCCTGGTTGGAGCGGATGTCTCGCTTCGCGAGATGACACCACAAATCCTGCTCTACATATCGCGACGAACTTCGTTACGGACAGGGAAAGAAGCTGCGCGACGTCGCCCACCGGGATCCAGCGAAATTTATCGCCAAAGTCCGCGCGGCAACTTTGTTAAAACGTTCGAAAACTGAAGCCGAACATCGCTGTTGTAAATGAAAACCGCTGGATACGAAGAATAAACGGAATAAACAGAACGAACGGAATTCAATTCGTTTGGAAAACACATCCATCTAAATCTCTTGgtttttctttcgtttcttttctttttcgtcTTTGAGGAGTAACGATTTTCAGGAGTAAACGCGGAGTCGTGCACGGCGATTAAAAGGCGGAATTGAAAAATCGGCGGCGTGTCACCGGGCGTCGAGTCGAACGCGCCACGTCGGACCGGAAAAATCAAGAGAATCGCGGATAAGAGCGCCCAGTACTCGAGCGTGCGCGAGAAAGAGaagagtaaataaataaatagagaAAGTAGGAACGAACCCAGCCAGCGGTGCGTTTCCAATTAATCGACGGGGAAACGAGGCGAGGTCCTGGCGGAGATCGTTGAATTAATTCCACGCGATTCGTGCCAAATAATCTGGACCGTGTCGTAATTCAAAAGCAAAGTTTCGCGAGTTACGAGCGTGAGTTATGGTGTTGCTCAACTGCGAGCACTCTTTTTTTACTCTTTCCCCCGAAAATTGTATCGAGAGTTCAGTTATAGTTGCGAAATTCGCTTTTCCAGAGAAACACGCGTACCTCTCGCGACTGAAAAGACACGTTCGAGAGGAAACAGGGGTGGCGTTCGAGGCCACTCGCGATCTTATTCGAAGTCTTAATCGTGAACTGACGGAGGCAGTGATCGACGCTAATCTCGAGCTTCGTTTCAGTCGTACGACTGTGGCTAGTTTCGTTGGTtgaggtaaaaaaaaaatagtggtAACTCGGCTCGCTTTGTACAACCGAGGATGGCTTGGTTCGCGCAGGAAACGCGGGGGTGAACGTCGAGAAAGAAGGTTCAGGTGAGGCGTCGGTTAATATCTCGACCTTAACTACTGTGTCGCTTCTCTATGGAGCCTCCGTCGAGGTGAGCTTTCAACGAGCCATTCGAATACCCTGTAAAATGTGACCGGAACCGAGTCGAAATTATGTGTGTATGcgcagcgagcgagtgtcgggAGTATAAAGTGCTGACTCGAACTCATACGCGTGTGTTCGCTTGAGAGAAGAAGGGTATCTGCGCACTGCCAACTTTGGTCTTTACTATGAGAAGAATCTGTCTTATCGTTACGCGATATCCGAAACCGCAGTAATTCATAAGAATTTTCAGTTTAATCCATAATCAAGTCAATCTCGAGTGATAATCGACTATACTTTCTGACAAAATTCGAGCTGGATAAATAAAGTATCGAACTTACCAATTAATCGAATATTCAAAGAATGAAATTCGAATGTTTCAGCAGTGTGCAAATACTTCTTCGAATTGTTACACATATATCTCTAACATTTATGATAAAACCAAGTGTGCACGCGTGCATGTCGCGGTATTCAGGAGacgcctctctttctctcgagcGAAGTATCGAACGAAAAATTCGCGAGGCCACACGATTCGCCGTTACGTAGGTGGAAGGGTGGAGATACGAGCCGGTCGGTTTGCTGGCGGAGCGATTTCCCGATCGCGCGTCGAGCCTCGAGCCCCGTGGAACACTCGATGGACAGCGGCGAGGTTCGATCCTCGGCAGACCGTAAAGCAAACACCGTTCGTCCGTGACTGGGCCGATGATTGGCCAGGCGGAATGCGGGGCAGCTGCGTTTTCTCGATCCCGAGGCAAATCGGCGATCCGGTTCACCTGGTTCGTGGCCTGCACCCTCCACCAACCTCCCGGCCTTTCCATCCACTTAATTCGTTACCCTAACGCTAGATTAACGGCTGCTTTTATTACACCCGGTACTGACCGCCAAGCAAGTGCTTCCTCGAAGAACGATCCATCTATTTTAGTAGCTAAGCGAGTCATTGTCCGCGGCTCTCGCCTCGCGAGACGCCCTCGACTTGGCTGGCGATGCAGACGATTCTTCACTGGTTTTGTCCTTTTTATTAATCCGTCGCGCTTCAAAGGAACGTCCAAAATACCGTACGAAGCCACGACGCGAGACTGATCTCCCAGAATGAATTAAACGAGGCTGAAACGGTCGAGACTCGCGAGGCAACGCGCGCGATCCGACTCTTGAAACTCAATTAGACGACGATTACGCACGCTCGATAACGAACCCGGAACGAGGAGGCGGCGCGGCTCGAACCGCTCGCCGGTTACGTTCGAAGACACCTTTAAAAAATATCTACTTTCACACCACGTGTCGCAAGTGCTTCGAGCAGCCCTCGTTTCCGCCTGTCTACTTAAATTACCCACGCGCGCATACGTATGCATGTGCGTATGTCTCTatgcgcgcgcacacacgcgcgTTCTACGCGCTCCCTGCGTACGGGGATATTTTATACAGGACACGTGCATGCATGCTCAACGATTCTGTACATCCGACTGGCTTCTCGCGCGCAGTTCGCCAGCCTTTTAAACACCGAGTTAAACGTTATTATCGCTACGGGGCAGAATTGCTACAACCTTCCGTCGGAAACTTCCCAGACGCGACAGAGTCCGCTTCTCCGACGGCCAATAAACTTCGATAACGATACAATTGGTTAGCCTAGAAGGTAAGTGATCAAGAGAACGACCGTGGGATGGTTTGGGGGTGTCATGGGGGTGTCAGGGGATGAAGGATGCGTGTGAGCTTGAGCAGATATCGAACGAGCCGTCTGGCGGCTCGCAAACAGGGTGTACACTCGTTTAATCGTCTTCGTCATTGTCTCTGTCCCACTTTGCACTCGCATTATCGCTCTCGATGGCGCGATACTGGTCTCCGATCCACGCGTTCGCGTCCCTCGATGACAGAGTTTCGAACGTACCACTCGTTTCGCTCCGTTTCTTCTCACACTTTACTCTAACACCTCGACGCACACTCGCAGCAATTATTCCGTATATGTACACGCACAACATCTCACTGTCTCTCATCGAGAATTTCCACCGACTCGAGCGCACAGTTCCTTCGATCGTCATAATACGAGCGCAAAGTATCGCGTTCTCCAGGGGTTGCACGCGAAGAGATCACTCTGTTGGTGATTCCAAGCTGCGATTTCTGGACGACTCCTGttgagaaaaattcttccatcgCCAGGGGGCGGCTGATCGACGCACTTTCTCGTTCTGTTCAAAAATGGTCCACTTCTTCAATCCGAACGCGAGGTTTAATTTCGCGAACGATCGTGGTTTCGAAAGAAGGGGTTGGTTCCAGCGTCGCGGATACTCGCACGTAGACTTCTCGCGAGGATAGAAAGCGGAGTCCTCATTGGAGAGAGCGCGACGACCCGTTTTCGACGGGGAATTATTATCCGCAGACACGTGGCTGGGGACATCGGAAATCCTCGCGCCTGATTAATCCTTTACCTCTCCATTGGCGCGACTCCTTTGTCTCCGTTCAAACCGGCACTTTAGGCGCGCGACATCCGATATCTGTTCTCCCGCGCCTCTGTGTCCCGCAGTTCCAGTCCCATCTCCCCCGGATTAATCTGTCCGAATGTGAGACACGAGCTGCGCGCACCCTCTTTCATCTCGGAACCACGCGAGCGTGCGGCTCGATCTCTCGCCAAGAGACACGATCGAGCGATTAAAACGAACCGTACCAAAGATTTCCTCGAGAACGTCGaccagctctctctctctctctctctctctcttgattCTCGCCAAAGAAACGACCTTACACGTCCATCGCGTCGCCAACGTAGCCCTCGTCAGGGCTCTCAGGATGATGCGGGGGTTGCAGATCCTCCGCTCTGGCAGCGGCGGCCGCTGCCGCCTCTCGAGCGGTTTTGCTGAGCAACGATCTGGGCGAGAGAGGCGTCGTCTCGCCTCTGTACGCGGCTGGCGGCGAGGGGATGAACGGCACCTCGGGGAACACGACCACGGGCGAGACAGGGGACACTGGCAGCTGCTGCTGTATCGGCTGCTCGACCGGCTGAAACGGTTGCGGCTGCTGAGCTGGGTACGGGTATCCCTCGGCTGTGTACCTCGTGTCGGTTCTGGGCAGCACTGGGTCGTATCCTGGCGACCTGGCGAGGAACTCCGCTTCCCTGGAGTATCTCGCTGGCGGTGCGACTGCGGAGCCTTCGACTGGCATCCTCTGTCGGAGACGAGGCAGCGTGCTCGCGGCGCTGAACGGGATCTTCGGTAGGCCAAAGTTCAGCGGATAGCCGTCCTGGTCGAGGTAGCTCAGCTGTGGGATGTTCGGGGGGCGCAGATCGGGTTGCAACGGGTATCCAGAGTCGTATTCGAGGATCTGTCTCTCGCCTGGGCGGTACAGCTGACCGTAGCCGACGTCTGTCGTCTCTGGGACCTCGTTTATTAGGTCTGGTTCCGTGAGATACTTCGACACTGGGCTGCAGTAGGGTTCCTCCACGGTTCGATGCTCCCTGCGCTCGAGGGTGGCCGCTCTGTTCATCTCGCGCTCCGTGTAGGACACTATCTGTTGGTGCTCGAGACCGATCAGACTGCCGTTTCCCTTTCTGCAGGTTAAACTGGTGGTGGTGTCCTTGGTGATGGGCATCACGGACTTGTTCTGCGAGACCAGCGCTTTGGAGTTCCTCTTGCGATCGCGACGACGTTTTCGCACGCAGAAGATTATACTACCGACGAGGGAGCCAATGGCGAACAGGGTGCCCACCAGGGCGCCCGCGGCTATGGCCACCACGTAGCCTGATCTCGAGTGATCGCTGGGTGGACCTTCGGTTATCTTCTCTTGGAACAACACGCGTAGAGAGAGGTTCGCCTCTGCTGATCCTGCTCCGTTCTCTGCGATGCAGGTGTAGGTGCCTTCGTTCAAAGTCTCCACGGAGTAGAGCAGCAGGGTGCTGCTCATGTTGGTTCCTCCGCGTTGTCTGTAGATGTATCTGGAACAGACGTAGACGTTTCTATCGATTTCTTACGTGCCACTGTCGTGGCGAAGTTCTCGCGAAGCTGCTCGCTCGATTCGCGATCGCGTCGCGAGGGGGAAGCTCGCAGCCGAATTCTAAGAGAACGGAATTTTTAACAGCTTTCACCGCCAGCGACGCGGTTCAGCTTTGTGACTAGACGGGGTCGACGCGGCGCGCATTTAATTCGAAACGAGTTTGGTCGGAACTGGGGGCCTTTGAAAACCGTGCCCGCGATGAAAACAACGGGACCGCGATACTCGAGCTTCGAACAGTCTGGCCGCGTTTTAACGAGAGTAACGCGCGTTAACGACGTTCGACTGCGCGTTTCAACGCGCGCCCCCGTTGCGTTCAAAACCTCCCTCTCCTCTTTACACCTTACCGCGTGCAATTTAGATTATTAACGAGGCAGAAGTTTCGTTAACGGCCGGGTGAAAGTCATTTGCGCGGGCCGTGTCATCGGACGGTCATAATGGCTGCTGAAAAATTCACGCGCGGGCCATCCCCTAGGAATTTCGCGTGGCCTCTGACGCCGTCGTCGTTGAAATTCGTCGATCGCCCGTCAATTGGAACGATCTCGCGATTAAAAGCGTCGACTGCGACGTCTTCGACGTTccagaagagagaaaaaacaaGAAACGTACCGCGGAAAGACAGTGGAGGACACGGACAACGAGTCGTTCTCGTTCTGCAGGTCGCAGGGCTCCCCGTTGAACCACCAAGTGAGCTTCGCCGGGGGCACAGCGTAGACGTCGCATCTGAGCGTGACGTTGTCACCCTCGTACGTCTCGACGCGTTCCTGCAGCTCGATGCTCGGCAGACAGGCGAGCTCGTTCAGCTTCACCGCTTTGATCTGTTTCCCGCGAAGCCTCGACGGCGCGTCGCAGACCGGCTCCGACTCCTGCGGCGCGGCTGGCGCCGACTCCTTCAGCCAAGCCTGCGTGGCCCTCAGAC
This genomic interval from Xylocopa sonorina isolate GNS202 chromosome 18, iyXylSono1_principal, whole genome shotgun sequence contains the following:
- the LOC143431501 gene encoding uncharacterized protein LOC143431501, which codes for MCSSVRAWWWRGALLGAVMLLSWTSPVVEGCPSMCTCKWKSGKEWVECANRDLKGLPQGAREETQVLDLSNNHLVSLPPECFRALRLINLQRLYLARSHISRIAPRAFVGLVGLVELDLSENLIEEIPSETFPFYWNLMKLLLNGNPIREIRRGAFQDLAHLTNLELSQCRLESIEQGAFDGLHQLEWLRLDGNRLTRVPDLTLPLGGNLRGLTLHNNPWLCDCRLRATQAWLKESAPAAPQESEPVCDAPSRLRGKQIKAVKLNELACLPSIELQERVETYEGDNVTLRCDVYAVPPAKLTWWFNGEPCDLQNENDSLSVSSTVFPRYIYRQRGGTNMSSTLLLYSVETLNEGTYTCIAENGAGSAEANLSLRVLFQEKITEGPPSDHSRSGYVVAIAAGALVGTLFAIGSLVGSIIFCVRKRRRDRKRNSKALVSQNKSVMPITKDTTTSLTCRKGNGSLIGLEHQQIVSYTEREMNRAATLERREHRTVEEPYCSPVSKYLTEPDLINEVPETTDVGYGQLYRPGERQILEYDSGYPLQPDLRPPNIPQLSYLDQDGYPLNFGLPKIPFSAASTLPRLRQRMPVEGSAVAPPARYSREAEFLARSPGYDPVLPRTDTRYTAEGYPYPAQQPQPFQPVEQPIQQQLPVSPVSPVVVFPEVPFIPSPPAAYRGETTPLSPRSLLSKTAREAAAAAAARAEDLQPPHHPESPDEGYVGDAMDV